Proteins encoded in a region of the Esox lucius isolate fEsoLuc1 chromosome 9, fEsoLuc1.pri, whole genome shotgun sequence genome:
- the adra2a gene encoding alpha-2A adrenergic receptor, with the protein MMGWDNMTKMTNETVLGGPPYSLQISLPLTILVGMLILLTIFGNVLVVIAVFTSRALKAPQNLFLVSLASADILVATLVMPFSLANELMGYWYFGKVWCEIYLALDVLFCTASIAHLCAISLDRYWSITQAIEYNLKRTPRRIKCIVVIVWVIAAVISFPPLISMEKERDKEEGPVCKINEDRWYIISSCIGSFFVPCFIMVLVYIRIYQIAKKRTRAPPGDRKPKTAASVSPAASKKENGAGGDQQACVEELKGEERRREEDEQGEEPRDGDGDEHQREEGEREGHEDRGEEEKGELNGVDLDDSSSSDHRVNNPCSIKKKKHKAKTKLSQVKPGADHPALVPQLVGRQSPKGSRWKGRQNREKRFTFVLAVVIGVFVICWFPFFFTYTLMALCGSCHVPDTLFKFFFWFGYCNSSVNPIIYTIFNNDFRRSFKKILCRDKRRMV; encoded by the coding sequence ATGATGGGCTGGGACAACATGACGAAGATGACCAATGAGACTGTCCTTGGCGGGCCGCCCTACAGCCTCCAGATCTCGTTGCCCCTAACGATCCTTGTCGGGATGCTCATCCTATTGACCATTTTCGGCAATGTCTTAGTTGTCATTGCCGTGTTTACAAGTCGGGCCCTCAAGGCCCCTCAGAACCTCTTCCTTGTTTCCTTGGCGTCGGCTGACATTTTGGTCGCCACGCTTGTCATGCCCTTCTCTTTGGCCAATGAACTCATGGGCTACTGGTACTTCGGTAAAGTCTGGTGCGAGATATACTTAGCCTTGGACGTCCTTTTTTGCACGGCGTCCATAGCACACCTTTGCGCCATTAGCCTGGACCGGTATTGGTCCATAACCCAGGCTATCGAGTATAACCTGAAACGGACGCCACGCAGAATCAAGTGCATTGTTGTCATCGTGTGGGTCATCGCCGCGGTGATCTCCTTCCCGCCACTCATCTCCATGGAGAAGGAGCGGGACAAAGAGGAAGGGCCGGTGTGCAAGATCAACGAGGACAGGTGGTACATCATCTCTTCCTGCATTGGCTCTTTCTTTGTCCCCTGTTTCATCATGGTCCTCGTTTACATCCGGATTTATCAGATCGCCAAGAAACGGACACGAGCACCGCCAGGTGACCGCAAACCCAAAACGGCCGCTTCGGTGTCACCGGCAGCCAGCAAGAAGGAGAATGGGGCCGGGGGTGACCAGCAAGCTTGCGTCGAGGAGCTGAAAGGAGAGGAACGACGAAGGGAGGAGGACGAACAGGGAGAAGAGCCACGAGACGGGGACGGGGATGAACACcaaagagaggaaggagagagagagggacatgaAGACCggggggaggaagagaaaggagagcTAAACGGCGTGGACCTGGATGATTCCTCGTCTTCCGATCACAGGGTCAACAACCCCTGTTCCATCAAGAAGAAGAAACACAAGGCGAAAACCAAACTGAGCCAGGTCAAACCAGGAGCGGACCACCCGGCACTGGTGCCCCAACTGGTGGGCCGACAGAGCCCCAAGGGGAGTCGATGGaaggggaggcagaaccgggaGAAGAGGTTCACCTTCGTCCTTGCTGTTGTCATTGGGGTTTTTGTCATATGCTGGTTCCCTTTCTTTTTCACATACACCCTGATGGCGCTTTGTGGCTCGTGTCACGTGCCGGACACACTGTTCAAGTTCTTCTTCTGGTTCGGCTACTGTAACAGTTCGGTGAACCCGATCATCTACACCATATTCAACAATGACTTCCGGCGGTCTTTTAAAAAGATCCTGTGCAGGGATAAAAGACGAATGGTATGA